In Lodderomyces elongisporus chromosome 2, complete sequence, the following proteins share a genomic window:
- the DUR3 gene encoding urea active transporter: MGAEFVPLPQSAGYAVVVGLGAVFAFGMMLTTYLLRRYNKEIITAEEFATAGRSVKSGLISAAVVSSWTWAATLLTSTTQVYKNGIFGSCSYAFGATVQITLFASLAIKAKERAPSARTYLEIVRARYGKTTHMIYIFWGFATNILVTAMLLTGGSATITDLTGMHPVAACLLVGLSPTVYSVFGGLKATILTDYAHTVIMVVVIIIFAFSTWATNHKLGSPSVVWELITELGKTRPVEGNAEGSYLTFHSRSGGIFFVINIVGNFGTVFLDNGYFNKAFAADPKSAYKGYILGSLAWLPIPAFCSLTLGFAALALEQTEYWPLGRAMTADEVASGLVLPNASAALLGKGGAVLSLIMVYMAVTSAMSSELIAVSTICTYDIYRTYINPQATGKKLIWISHLSCAAFAYIMAGFAIGLYYANVSMGFLYELMGIIIGGAVLSSAMTILSSKQNWYAATFTPPIATALAIMSWLVCCKTKFGAVNYDNLFEDDAMLTGNVVALLFPLITVPLFTLIFKPQHFDWKLLETRITRVDEEEELIEATKSDSQEEDPEKLEPVRSQISMIASDIAQQEQVRQRYSEEQVQLRKAFKTCVIVCVSLTLALLVVWPMPMYGSKYIFSRHFFIGWVVVFFIWIWYTVFQVIVYPIWEGRSSLASTARGIYWDCTGQTYKLRAWQNSHPEDMHAVRSQIQAQLSASRSAPMVVDGRAVQTDMANIDDAMSDEKK; this comes from the coding sequence atgggtgCAGAATTTGTCCCATTACCACAAAGTGCAGGATATGCTGTTGTCGTTGGACTCGGTGCTGTTTTTGCATTTGGAATGATGTTAACCACATACCTATTGAGACGGTACAATAAAGAGATTATCACCGCTGAAGAGTTTGCAACCGCTGGACGGTCAGTCAAGTCAGGGTTGATCAGTGCTGCTGTTGTCTCATCATGGACTTGGGCCGCCACCTTGCTTACATCAACTACCCAAGTTTACAAAAATGGAATCTTTGGCTCGTGCTCTTATGCATTTGGCGCTACTGTGCAAATCACATTGTTTGCTTCATTGGCAATCAAGGCCAAAGAAAGAGCACCACTGGCTAGAACTTATTTGGAGATTGTTCGTGCAAGATACGGTAAAACAACACACATGATTTATATCTTTTGGGGTTTTGCTACCAATATCTTGGTCACTGCTATGTTGTTGACTGGTGGATCAGCCACCATCACAGATCTCACGGGAATGCATCCTGTGGCTGCGTGTCTTTTGGTTGGTCTTTCCCCAACCGTTTACTCGGTATTTGGTGGATTGAAAGCAACAATCCTTACTGATTACGCACACACCGTGATTATGGTTGTTGTCATTATCATCTTTGCCTTTAGCACTTGGGCTACTAACCACAAATTGGGTTCACCTTCAGTGGTTTGGGAATTAATCACTGAGTTGGGCAAAACGAGACCAGTTGAAGGCAATGCCGAGGGTTCTTACTTGACTTTCCATTCTCGTTCAGGTGGTATCTTTTTTGTAATCAATATTGTCGGTAATTTCGGTACCGTCTTCCTCGACAATGGCTACTTTAACAAGGCATTCGCTGCTGACCCAAAATCAGCATACAAAGGTTACATCTTGGGATCATTGGCATGGTTACCAATTCCTGCATTTTGCTCACTTACCTTGGGCTTTGCTGCTTTGGCATTGGAGCAAACAGAGTACTGGCCATTGGGTAGAGCAATGACTGCCGATGAAGTTGCGCTGGGCTTGGTACTTCCAAATGCAAGTGCTGCTCTATTAGGTAAAGGTGGTGCCGTGCTTAGTTTGATTATGGTTTATATGGCAGTCACCAGTGCCATGTCGTCTGAATTGATTGCAGTCTCAACCATTTGCACATACGATATCTACAGAACATACATCAATCCACAAGCAACAGgtaaaaaattgatttggaTCTCGCACCTTTCATGTGCCGCTTTTGCTTACATTATGGCTGGGTTTGCCATTGGTCTTTATTATGCTAATGTCTCCATGGGTTTCCTTTACGAGCTCATGGGTATTATTATTGGAGGTGCCGTTCTAAGTTCAGCAATGACAATCTTGTCCAGTAAACAAAATTGGTATGCTGCCACATTCACTCCACCAATTGCTACTGCATTGGCAATTATGTCATGGTTGGTCTGTTGCAAGACAAAGTTTGGTGCAGTAAACTACGACAATTTGTTTGAAGACGATGCTATGCTTACCGGCAATGTTGTTGCATTGCTTTTCCCCTTGATCACAGTGCCACTTTTCACCTTGATTTTCAAGCCACAACACTTTGATTGGAAATTATTGGAAACAAGAATCACCCgtgttgatgaagaagaggagcTTATAGAGGCCACTAAATCCGACtctcaagaagaagatccTGAAAAGTTGGAACCCGTTAGGTCGCAGATATCAATGATTGCTAGTGACATTGCACAGCAAGAGCAAGTACGCCAACGTTATTCTGAAGAGCAGGTGCAATTACGTAAAGCATTCAAGACATGTgttattgtttgtgtgtctTTGACATTGGCACTTTTAGTGGTTTGGCCAATGCCAATGTATGGAAGCAAGTACATCTTTTCACGTCACTTTTTTATTGGGTgggttgttgttttctttatttggaTCTGGTACACTGTGTTTCAAGTTATTGTGTATCCAATATGGGAAGGCAGATCAAGTTTGGCAAGTACTGCAAGAGGCATATACTGGGATTGCACTGGACAAACTTATAAATTAAGAGCATGGCAAAACTCACACCCTGAAGATATGCACGCAGTTAGATCTCAAATCCAGGCTCAGTTATCGGCCTCGAGATCTGCACCAATGGTTGTAGATGGAAGAGCCGTACAAACTGATATGGCCAACATTGATGATGCAATGTCTGATgaaaagaagtaa
- the CBC2 gene encoding nuclear cap binding complex subunit (BUSCO:EOG09264G04), which produces MDFLENNFKNSADRLDKPSEYLIRKARHNYGELERAMTSRTVYVGNLSHFTTEEQIHELFMKSGPIDKIIMGLDRNKLTPCGFCFVIYRTEEGSLNAMKYLQATVLDGQNISIDLDPGFREGRQFGRGRHGGQAAQELAAAAANGGGSGGGYNDRYNGGSGGGGGGGFNYRGRGGYRGRGFRGRGGYHRGRGHGGSVYIPSRDPAFNSSFT; this is translated from the coding sequence ATGGACTTTCTTGAAAACAACTTTAAGAACTCAGCTGATAGGCTAGATAAACCTTCAGAGTATCTCATAAGAAAAGCCAGACACAATTATGGCGAGCTAGAACGGGCCATGACTTCACGCACAGTATATGTGGGAAACCTCTCGCATTTCACAACAGAAGAACAGATCCATGAATTGTTTATGAAAAGCGGACCCATCGATAAGATCATTATGGGTCTTGATCGTAATAAACTAACACCGTGCGGGTTCTGTTTTGTGATTTATCGTACAGAAGAAGGGTCTTTGAATGCAATGAAGTATTTGCAAGCAACTGTATTGGATGGTCAGAATATCTCGATTGATTTGGATCCTGGATTCAGAGAAGGACGACAGTTTGGAAGAGGTAGACACGGAGGACAAGCTGCCCAGGAATTGGCTGCAGCTGCGGCAAATGGTGGTGGCAGTGGTGGCGGATATAACGATAGATACAACGGCggaagtggtggtggtggtggtggtggttttAATTATAGAGGTCGTGGTGGTTACAGAGGTAGAGGGTTTAGAGGTAGAGGCGGATACCATAGAGGAAGAGGCCATGGTGGTTCAGTCTACATTCCATCTAGAGATCCTGCATTTAACAGCTCATTTACATAG
- the ERG3 gene encoding c-5 sterol desaturase, producing MDIVLEVCDYYFLDKVYATVLPKGGYVDNLIQTTPLLTTLSNFKLSNVFKTPLLESFVSTNNSFVQDAINFNTTSINTSNLPTYLLNKALNFQNKQDVYGLAPKFLPASEYISSSILARSNILREALSILVVTTIFGWLLYFIVAYLSYLFVFDRKIFNHPRYLKNQMALEIHQAATAIPVMVALTNPFFLLELNGYSSLYMDINECTGGWKAVLFQIPTFILFTDCLIYFIHRWLHWPSIYKRLHKPHHKWIVCTPFASHAFHPVDGWAQSLPYHIYPFLFPLHKVLYLFLFTFVNFWTVMIHDGNYMSNDPVVNGTACHTIHHLYFNYNYGQFTTLWDRIGRSYRRPDDSLFVKDEKPEEIKKEWKKQVCQMEEIRNELEGKVDDRVYVDQ from the coding sequence ATGGATATCGTTTTAGAAGTTTGCGATTACTACTTTTTAGACAAGGTCTACGCTACTGTTTTGCCAAAAGGAGGATACGTTGACAATTTGATACAAACAACGCCATTGCTCACAACGCTTTCGAATTTTAAGCTTTCAAATGTATTCAAAACGCCATTACTAGAATCGTTTGTTTCGACAAACAACTCATTTGTTCAGGATGCAATCAACTTTAACACCACGAGTATCAACACCTCCAACTTGCCCACATACCTCTTGAACAAGGCTTTAAACTTTCAAAACAAGCAAGATGTATATGGACTTGCACCCAAATTCTTACCTGCAAGTGAGTACATCTCGAGTTCCATCTTGGCAAGATCAAATATACTCAGAGAAGCATTGAGCATACTAGTCGTCACCACAATATTTGGATGGCTCTTGTACTTTATTGTTGCCTACCTCAgttatttgtttgtgtttgatcGCAAAATATTCAACCATCCAAGATATTTAAAGAACCAAATGGCATTGGAGATCCACCAAGCAGCAACTGCAATCCCCGTGATGGTGGCTTTGACCAAtccctttttcttgttggaACTCAATGGATACTCGAGCCTTTATATGGACATCAACGAATGCACTGGTGGCTGGAAGGCTGTATTGTTTCAGATTCCAACATTTATCTTATTCACTGATTGCTTAATCTACTTTATCCACAGATGGTTACACTGGCCATCCATTTACAAGAGATTGCACAAACCTCACCACAAGTGGATTGTATGTACGCCATTCGCCTCCCACGCGTTCCACCCCGTTGACGGATGGGCTCAGAGTTTGCCATACCACATTTATCCATTTTTGTTCCCATTGCACAAAGTGTTGtacctttttcttttcacaTTTGTCAATTTCTGGACAGTGATGATCCACGATGGAAATTATATGTCCAATGACCCCGTGGTTAATGGTACTGCATGCCACACTATCCATCACTTGTAtttcaactacaactatGGGCAATTTACCACACTTTGGGACAGAATTGGAAGATCGTATAGAAGACCCGATGACTCATTGTTTGTTAAGGATGAGAAGCCAGAGGAGATTAAAAAGGAGTGGAAGAAACAAGTGTGTCAAATGGAGGAGATTAGAAATGAATTGGAAGGAAAAGTCGACGACAGGGTATATGTTGATCAATAG
- the ppk32 gene encoding Protein kinase domain-containing protein ppk32 (BUSCO:EOG09261YGB), giving the protein MASMLSSLGFKTGIRAIYNVSDNPSFVSEPWAVYPAKHKSTGRIVSVFIFDKTKFESQVQRLCSTSSNASSPKRITKECYELIKHEVNQLSKLKHPQILTIIEVLEETKTKFLFVSESVSDNLLTVNSKNLDSLSIQKGLLQVAKGLQFLHSHGNIIHLNIQPSSIFINNQGDWKLAGFRFLQNLNELSPQDRDNFYIMNTSTVVPFANLNLNFTAPELIVDAQTKLDFANDIWSFGMLIFYVYNFPDSLINSFDPSSITDYKQEFRKFEQKFYNHASKPAELKYILKNVPDKLYPLFPQLLSRYPYDRLTLNQFIDSDFFDGSIIKAMWFIDEFSTKSIHEKLMFLKGLLEFDKETQTDLLTQFPSVFKSSKLLPLLIGVIINELTVLDESATIDPNVDELISYSLEIILAISKNISALTFQDRVFGILFKDNSSFTEKVYDAIFKDETKSTKKNATTKIFTKLINASVKTRLTIVNNLDVLQEKSNEKQFVGFIKHILDLVFTLGSNEQDQKHVQITLQEKFLDTLPKFVTMFEFPYMKNTMFPLLCRIFSSTSVYSTKLKIMDTFEKFCDLRVIDKIIIDEQLLPITQNIKERDREMISKLVPFLAKVVTSEHINMDMKTAVESILPQCMVFAFGCNDCTQKEFKAYMSTINGVQEKLVEKKLSQLPEHENFAARSHGSGSATAATTAANFDTLLQSQRLKEPEKEVQGPKSQAMQPTRKPASIKSMGSSHNKSTTNSNSNSISNGNNNSVMKPRRPLQSRVSASSSSSSSIYATANTTATTATNTNTTNTNTNTANKNYSSSGGSNINGALNTMKFGAIDEKSNSKNDRLLNSLKSTYERQKNEDNDDDFDDFQSSSGANVGGSINWSSESNKMKTLPVTPRLNNESFRTNNSVQTKFAMDVSTSQPAKVTYPPGFNTNVVLSPNASSTKSQSTSFFQQQLPTKTNYTGNTGNTSSINSDLLDLL; this is encoded by the coding sequence ATGGCATCAATGTTGAGTAGTTTGGGGTTTAAGACGGGGATAAGGGCAATCTACAATGTTCTGGATAATCCATCGTTTGTTTCTGAACCATGGGCGGTCTATCCTGCCAAGCACAAGAGTACCGGTCGAATAGTTTCggtgtttatttttgacaaaacaaagtttGAACTGCAAGTTCAAAGATTATGCTCTACATCATCAAATGCATCCAGTCCTAAAAGGATCACCAAAGAATGTTATGAGCTAATCAAACACGAGGTGAATCAGTTGAGTAAACTCAAACACCCACAAATTTTGACCATTATTGAAGTATTGGAAGAGACAAAGaccaaatttttgtttgtgagTGAATCAGTGAGTGATAATCTATTGACGGTCAATTCCAAGAATTTGGATTCGCTATCGATTCAAAAGGGACTATTGCAAGTTGCCAAAGGCTTGCAGTTTTTGCATTCTCATGGAAACATTATACATTTGAACATACAACCATCATctatatttataaataatCAAGGCGACTGGAAATTGGCTGGTTTTAgatttttgcaaaacttgAATGAATTGTCTCCGCAGGATCGAGATAACTTTTATATTATGAACACGTCGACTGTGGTTCCGTTTGCCAACTTGAATTTGAACTTCACAGCACCGGAATTGATTGTTGATGCGCAAACGAAATTGgattttgcaaatgataTTTGGTCATTTGGTATGTTGATCTTTTACGTATACAATTTCCCCGACTCGCTAATTAACTCATTTGATCCCAGCAGTATTACCGATTATAAACAAGAGTTTCGGAAATTTGAGCAAAAATTTTACAATCACGCCAGCAAGCCCGCCGAGCTCAAATATATCTTGAAAAATGTGCCTGACAAGTTGTATCCACTATTTCCGCAGCTTTTGTCTAGGTACCCTTATGATCGACTTACTTTAAACCAATTTATAGATTCTGATTTTTTTGATGGAAGTATCATCAAGGCCATGTGGTTTATTGATGAGTTTTCGACTAAATCCATTCATGAGAAATTAATGTTTTTAAAAGGGTTGCTTGAATTCgataaagaaacacaaacagATTTGTTAACGCAATTTCCACTGGTATTCAAGAGCCTGAAGCTATTGCCTTTACTTATTGGGGTCATCATTAACGAACTAACAGTGCTCGATGAATCGGCCACTATCGATCCCAATGTTGACGAGTTGATTAGCTATTCATTGGAAATTATTTTAGCTATATCTAAAAACATTTCGGCATTGACTTTCCAAGATCGTGTATTTGGTATTTTGTTTAAGGATAATTCTTCATTTACGGAAAAAGTTTATGATGCCATATTCAAGGATGAAACCAAAAGCACCAAGAAaaatgcaacaacaaagatcTTTACAAAGCTCATTAATGCATCGGTGAAAACCAGACTTACAATTGTCAACAATTTGGATGTGTTGCAAGAAAAGAGCAACGAGAAGCAATTTGTAGGTTTTATTAAGCATATACTTGATTTGGTGTTTACGCTTGGTTCGAATGAACAAGATCAAAAGCATGTGCAGATTACATTGCAAGAGAAGTTTCTCGACACATTGCCAAAATTTGTTACCATGTTTGAATTTCCGTATATGAAAAACACAATGTTTCCACTTTTGTGCCGGATATTTCTGTCCACCCTGGTTTATTCAACAAAGCTAAAAATTATGGATACGTTTGAAAAGTTTTGTGATTTGCGAGTGATTGATAAGATCATTATCGATGAGCAATTGTTACCAATAACGCAGAATATCAAGGAAAGGGATCGAGAAATGATTAGTAAACTAGTTCCTTTTCTTGCCAAGGTAGTTACCAGCGAGCATATAAACATGGATATGAAAACTGCAGTTGAGTCTATCTTACCGCAGTGTATGGTATTTGCATTTGGATGTAATGATTGTACTCAAAAGGAGTTCAAAGCCTATATGAGTACCATAAATGGTGTACAAGAAAAACTTGTTGAGAAGAAATTATCGCAATTGCCAGAACATGAAAATTTTGCAGCCAGAAGCCATGGCTCGGGCTCAGCTACAGCCGCAACTACAGCCGCAAACTTTGACACTTTATTGCAATCGCAAAGACTTAAGGAGCCAGAGAAGGAGGTGCAAGGTCCTAAATCGCAAGCGATGCAGCCTACAAGAAAGCCTGCGTCCATAAAGTCAATGGGATCGAGCCATAATAAGAGTACaaccaacagcaacagcaacagcataTCAAATGGAAATAATAACTCTGTGATGAAGCCGAGGAGACCTCTTCAATCGAGAGTATCAGcttcgtcgtcgtcgtcttcttctatttATGCTACTGCTaatactactgctactactgctactaaTACTAATACTACTAATACTAATACTAACACCGCCAATAAGAAttatagtagtagtggtggtagtaataTTAATGGTGCTTTAAATACCATGAAATTTGGTGCTATAGATGAAAAGTCCAATAGCAAAAACGATAGACTATTAAATTCACTAAAGAGTACTTATGAAAGAcagaaaaatgaagataacgatgatgattttgatgacTTTCAGCTGTCAAGTGGTGCAAATGTTGGTGGTAGTATCAATTGGAGTAGTGAgtcaaacaagatgaagaCGTTGCCAGTAACACCACGGTTGAACAATGAGAGTTTTCGAACTAACAATAGTGTTCAGACAAAGTTTGCAATGGATGTTTCTACTAGTCAGCCAGCTAAAGTCACTTATCCTCCTGGTTTCAATACAAATGTTGTGTTGTCACCCAATGCATCTTCAACCAAGTCTCAGCTGACTAGTTTCTTCCAGCAGCAGTTGCCGACAAAAACTAACTATACTGGAAATACTGGAAATACTTCGAGTATTAATAGCGATTTGCTAGACTTGCTCTAA